The following proteins are encoded in a genomic region of Amphiura filiformis chromosome 11, Afil_fr2py, whole genome shotgun sequence:
- the LOC140164301 gene encoding uncharacterized protein has product MASSEELQYFDIEFHETLGQGGFGKVSRVTFKKPYKGYTEAVAKNVVDSNLQEYEILCKLNHPNIIKVLGKLTNGPINLIFFEYAIFGSLHDYLMQDPSAPTPEDLLRKWAKESALALQYLHNREILHRDLNVKNCLLFDEALLLKLTDFGLSCEINHSQTISNIMGTAPYLAPEIRNGHQGAVYSIYSDIYTYGMLLLEICTKQSPFAGLNQQQITAALGSTFGYKPRIPEECPGDLKDLILECLNQMKEERPTIKEVLLITDPIPKPPNCEDDDDLVLEKVVVPQQNGRDIHLHKMACFPNGDIFAEHEGIWSIISLKGRIKQVLNKSTEENQGETTEGASQSKKVKLTNQEDANQESPEKETTRGCVSYAAITHDGHIIVNKDSQSKKVSVFKKEGAFVSSFLTGPADMNIHSIIMGIAIDKAGKILIGDKERQIITIHDCPSGQLIDTISTKANPIGYGTVFAVNSKDQILYPTSLARKGWPLMVIDRSGNEVLQIIPRIGRFKVELTGIACDDKDNIFLGIWPDMRGIRRPFKIRPTDCHIHNYGSNGAFLRCIHNTMHYPRDLSILSNGMLVANCQFSFWVFSARKDNDDLASEHSVPHIKPEASDPAAWWNEISSHAISQQAQQPSRFGNPSTSYQRPRYPVNQTYFGNQFRSFGGSNLGFTYGGSTYGGPPYF; this is encoded by the exons ATGGCATCTTCTGAGGAACTGCAGTATTTTGATATTGAGTTCCATGAGACTTTAGGCCAAGGCGGCTTTGGCAAGGTATCTCGTGTGACCTTCAAAAAACCTTACAAGGGCTATACAGAGGCTGTTGCAAAGAATGTAGTTGACTCTAACCTTCAAGAGTACGAGATCTTATGCAAGCTTAATCACCCCAATATTATAAAAGTCCTCGGAAAGCTGACAAATGGACCAATCAATCTGATATTCTTTGAGTATGCCATTTTTGGTTCTCTTCATGATTACCTCATGCAAGACCCCTCAGCTCCTACTCCGGAAGATTTACTCAGAAAATGGGCAAAAGAATCAGCTCTGGCTCTTCAGTACCTTCACAACCGGGAGATTCTGCACAGGGACCTGAATGTGAAGAATTGCCTATTGTTTGATGAAGCCCTTCTCCTAAAATTGACCGACTTTGGACTCTCTTGTGAAATCAACCACTCCCAAACCATATCCAATATAATGGGCACCGCACCATATCTTGCTCCAGAAATACGTAATGGACATCAAGGTGCTGTTTACTCGATTTACAGTGATATCTACACATATGGGATGCTTCTGTTGGAAATTTGCACAAAGCAGTCACCATTTGCAGGTCTGAATCAACAGCAAATCACAGCTGCTCTTGGCTCTACCTTTGGCTACAAACCACGCATACCTGAAGAATGCCCTGGAGACTTGAAAGATCTCATACTAGAATGCTTGAATCAAATGAAAGAAGAAAGACCAACTATCAAAGAAG TATTACTCATCACTGACCCAATCCCTAAACCTCCGAACTGTGAAGATGATGATGACCTGGTACTAGAGAAAGTGGTGGTTCCTCAACAAAACGGACGTGATATACATCTTCACAAAATGGCCTGTTTCCCTAATGGGGATATATTCGCGGAACACGAAGGAATCTGGAGTATCATCAGCCTGAAAGGACGCATAAAACAAGTACTGAACAAGTCCACAGAAGAAAACCAAGGGGAGACTACAGAAGGAGCCTCACAAAGCAAGAAG GTAAAACTCACCAACCAAGAAGATGCAAACCAAGAAAGCCCTGAAAAGGAAACTACAAGAGGATGTGTAAGTTATGCAGCTATAACACATGACGGACATATCATTGTAAACAAGGACTCACAAAGTAAAAAGGTATCTGTTTTCAAGAAAGAAGGGGCATTTGTAAGTAGTTTCTTAACCGGCCCAGCAGACATGAATATACACTCAATCATAATGGGTATCGCAATTGATAAGGCAGGTAAAATCTTGATTGGTGACAAAGAGAGACAAATAATCACCATTCACGATTGTCCCTCAGGTCAACTGATCGATACCATTTCCACAAAGGCTAACCCTATTGGATATGGCACAGTATTTGCTGTCAATAGCAAGGATCAGATTCTATATCCTACTTCTCTAGCCAGAAAAGGGTGGCCACTCATGGTGATAGATCGTTCAGGGAATGAAGTCCTCCAGATCATACCTAGGATAGGTCGGTTCAAAGTAGAACTCACAGGCATAGCTTGTGATGACAAGGATAACATATTTCTTGGGATATGGCCTGATATGAGGGGAATTCGCCGTCCATTTAAAATACGTCCAACAGATTGTCATATCCATAATTATGGAAGCAATGGTGCTTTTCTTCGATGCATACACAACACAATGCATTATCCTAGAGATTTATCCATCCTTAGCAACGGGATGTTGGTAGCTAATTGCCAATTCTCATTTTGGGTCTTCTCTGCTAGGAAGGACAATGACGATTTGGCAAGTGAGCATAGTGTACCTCATATAAAACCTGAGGCAAGTGACCCTGCTGCTTGGTGGAATGAAATATCTAGCCATGCCATTTCCCAACAGGCCCAACAGCCCTCTAGATTTGGCAACCCCTCTACCAGCTACCAGAGACCCAGGTATCCAGTCAATCAAACCTATTTTGGCAACCAATTTCGAAGCTTTGGTGGATCTAATCTTGGATTTACCTATGGTGGATCTACCTACGGTGGTCCTCCTTATTTCTGA